In Melanotaenia boesemani isolate fMelBoe1 chromosome 5, fMelBoe1.pri, whole genome shotgun sequence, the DNA window attaaaacccctgatcttttaataaatgctgattttaacaagtcctccatgaCAGCATCAGATGCTGCACGCGAGGACGTTGCAGACCACATCAGAAATTAAATCAATACTATTAGATCtagtcttttatctcaacaaaatgttgattttaacatgaCCTCTGCTTTTACTTGAGGAAATGATGGAGAGTTTGTCCTGGTTAATGCGAGATGCTTGTttcagttttctcccaactaaaccaAACAGCCTGCCTTTTAGatccaattcccacatcacttttaaaaacattttatggtttctttgagtatGAACTTTTATATATTAtgaattactctcttcagacgggtgtTTTCCCATCTGCCTTCAAAacggccccttctgaagaagagtcatTTAGATCCcactatttttaataattaccaacctgtatccaactaactgtttttaagtaaaattattgaaaaagtagtttttattcagttaaattagtttttaaatagaAACGATATCTTGGGGGATTGTACTTGTTGGGGTAGTCAGGGCCCTGCATTGCAGccttatgggctcgacacacaggAGGCGACCAACGACAGCAACGGCAGCAGTGCCGTGCATCGCGCTCtaagatcgcttttctccaagaaatttgattggttatgaaattggtggggattttgacattttcaaaccagtccgtGACGTGACAAAGTATGACAGATAGAGAGtcgtgaatatcatcatttgatggacttcaacgctgatccagataaatccagaacctatgTTTGGGCTAATTCACTCTGGCGCCACCCGACTGCCTTTTATTaagctaaaatgatctattcttctatgttcaaagtgtttgcagactgcactgtcaagcctgctctcattggtcagtccttgaagcccctcgctgattggttgtagtgccatgcgacagcgacaaaaattgaaaatttttctattttcttgtgttgcgtcgcaagccccgtgtgcacgtctacatgaacgagcgcaacatttcacatgcacgaatgttgcctgtcgcttggctggaggacggcgattttcgcctcaatacgcaggttccatagaaaatgaatggagaaggagcgacgtcgcctcctgTGTGTCGAGGCCtattatggctgtggtgtgggcccggATCTAGGTCTTTCCCATGGTGACGACCTTTGTGGTCGTGGGCTGGTTTGGCTCTTGGTGTGGATGGAAcctgatattgtttcctcatcTGGTGCAAAGACATATACAGTTATTTCTcagttagagacggtctatttTAGAGTAGGGTCAAGGGGTGGGGGGTAGGACTCAATGTCTGTTGAgattgtgtgtgagagaaatgattaaatgtgtGTGCTTTGATTTGTTATGTGATGAActttgtgcttgtgtttttattatttaaacagttcttatcgtgtaaagcactttgtgatgcTCTTTTGCATGAAAAGttctttataaatacatttttatttgctttgattATGAATGTCTTTGCAGATGCTTTAGCAGATACGTTTCACTCTGTTGGCTTTGTGATGAGTCTGTGCCAGCTGCTTTCTATCCTGGAACTTTTCCACATCGCAGATGGGATAGAGAAAGCCAGGCTCCTTCCTCGCTTTGTCCAAGTATGTGCCCCAGCTCACCTCTCAGagaaatatttgtgttaatCACATGGACGTTATCAAACCTCTCCATGTATTTTCTGATTAGAATGTGTCATGTTTCTCTTCTTTGCTTAGGTTATGGAGAAAAATGTTCTGCTGATCATAGTCATTGTGTTGGAGGAGATCCAAAGTAAGCCAGTAGTGTGTGTGCAGTTCTTCTTGTGGAATATTCTGGACCTCTTGCGGTAAGCACAAAGGCAGTTCCACATCTTACAAGAATGTAGTAGAACAAACAGAACATATAGGAAATATATGTTCTTTGCTGATCTTAAAGATATGGTAACTGTGACTGGGGCCAAGAGTACCATaaacagccctgaaacagcagGGCGAAGGCCGGGATCTATGATGCTGGAGAGATAGAAGTCTTGCTTAAAGTAGGTGGAAACCCTTAAGTTTCCATGAAGTAATGTGAGGGTTGAGGCAAAGTTATAAACTATCTACATAAACATAGGTTTAGTTTATAAGGAAAATCATTGTTGACCAATGCAAATACACACATGGTTAGCTGATAATGGATATAACAGCagaacatccatccatccatgttctTGCAGCTTATCAGAGGTCGGGTCAccggggcagctgcctaagtatGAAAGACCATATTTCCCTCTCCACAGCTTCATCTTCCAGCTTGTCGGGTGGGAAACCTCTAGTCCCACCCCACTGAATCCTGGGCCTTGGATGGGCATATCCCTCCAtgtctcctcctggtgggataGGTCTgtaacacctcaccagggaggcatcctgaccagataccCAATCCACCTCATttggctcctctggatgtggaggagcagcagttaAATACTGATCTCCTCCCAGAAGACCGAACTTCTCACCCCATCTCTAAGAGAGAGTCCAGACACCTTGCAGAGGAAACTCAATTTGGCTGCTTGTATCCATGATCCAGTTCTTTCGGTCTTTACCCACTGCaggtgaccataggtgaggacAGGAGCGTAGATCAACTGTTAAATGGAGAGCTTCTCCTTTTAGCTCCACTCCTTCTTCACCAGAATAGACCGATCACTGCAGACGCTACACCGATCATCCTGTAGATCATGCTCTCCATTCTTTCTACACTTGTAAgcaagatacttgaactcctctaagccaacagaaccacatcacctgcaaaaagcagagacccaatcctgaatccaccaaaccggatcccatCCATGCCCTGGGACCGAAACTCCCTTATCAGAGAGTCCAGTCCCCCATACTCCCAAAGTGCTCCCCACAGGATCTCCTGACTGGTTGGGCAAGGAAAGGGCTGCTGCTTTTAAAGCTGTTCTACATACGTTCACATACCCAAAGGCACAGTTTTAAGAAGCAGATTGTGTCTGCTTAGACGTTCTAGGAAGTCTCTGGTCCTGCATGTCATCAGTCATTGTGCAACTTCACCCACTAAACAAGACCAGAAAAAGGTGAAcaagaatgaaataaattaatgaaatttaCTTTATTGATCTCAGAGAAAAGATGTAAAACATTGTGATATTTGAAAAGTTTGACTAGCATGAAGAAAGCAGTAGTTGGCTTTCAAATGATGTCTAGAACACAATGACTCTGGAGCACCATCCCCACTGTGAAgtatggtggtggcagcatcatgatgTGGGGATGTTTGTTAACAACAGGACCTGGCATAATAGTCAGGAATTGTTAAAACCCAGAAAACAGAGACTGAGAAAGCAACGCAGAAGGCTTAAAAAGACTGTGTACCCTTAGAAGAGCTTGGTTAAtatgttgatgtgttttgtgTGATGACAGGTACCCACATGAGCTGCTGCGTGTTATGGAAACACCCTCTATTGCCATGTTGTGGATTCGCTACTCACTCTGGATCCCATTATACATCCTGTCAGTCACAAATGAGGGTGAGTGAGTCAACACTATCCAATCAAGCTGTGACTCCTGAAAACAATAAGAAGATGGTTTGTCTTGATGTGTCATGGGCTGGAGTTGTGTAACAGAGGGGTGAGAGTGAACAGGAAGTGTGTTGGTAAGATGTTGATAAACTGTCCGGAAGTGTGTGACGAATTGACACACCAGTAGAGCGCGTGACACAGTAAAAGCTCAGTATCCGGTTTCCATTCCTCCCaacttctgctgtttttcagttGTCACCATTTACCAGGTCCTGTCTTATGTTGAGTCAACACCCCCCGACTCCACCTACATCCACCTCCCCTTTGTCCTGATGCTTTACCTGCCTGTTCTTGCTCTGGGTAAGAATACGAAAACTCAACCTTGCACTTATGATAGATGTTTATTTGCAGTATCAAGTAATCAAGTAGACGGTCCGCCCTTACAGAAAATCCACATGTGCATCAACATGTGGATTTACAAGTATTTTTATGTGATCCACATGTTCATGTTCAACAAGTCAAGcacatgtgaaccacatgtgGTTTGGAACATTTACATGTGGACCACATGTTCATGCACCTTTTATGTAAGTTTATAACGCAAAATATTCTATTCAGAGACCGATTACagaatttttgttttgctttttggctAAATACAtgattattttacataatttctcTAGTTTTGTGAGCTGACGACATCTGTTGGCATATTTGTTTCGCATTAGTATTGTCCAGAAAAGAGTAGTTTGCTCTACGGTGCCATCacctgctgctgtagcccatctgctacCAGGATGGACATGTTGCCTTCAGATTTGCTATTCTGCAGAACTTAGTTGGAACCATTGATGgggattttaaatgattttcaagTAGGCTAGTCAGGCCTATTAAAATCAGTGTTGATTAGTCCTAACGTCATAATTACGCCtgccctccacacacacatgcattttcttgttttgccTGTTTTAAAGGTTTTGAGGGCTCTCAAGTCTTTATTGTACAGTAAGTGGACCGAGCTGTAGCCTCTGGCTAAGAGGCGGCTGCCCTACCAGCATTCAGCTACAAATAGACCAGCTCTTTTTTCTTGTGTAATCTGGTCGTGGTGGTTTAATAAAGGAGTCGTCATCGTGCTGGCAGAACTGGGGGATACTAGCTTAATCCCACATGTGCATTTGAGTTTGTTGTCCAGTT includes these proteins:
- the hacd4 gene encoding very-long-chain (3R)-3-hydroxyacyl-CoA dehydratase 4 isoform X1 codes for the protein MLSFRLTYIFFYNLSQFCGHTWILANTIARFLMFGGADALADTFHSVGFVMSLCQLLSILELFHIADGIEKARLLPRFVQVMEKNVLLIIVIVLEEIQSKPVVCVQFFLWNILDLLRYPHELLRVMETPSIAMLWIRYSLWIPLYILSVTNEVVTIYQVLSYVESTPPDSTYIHLPFVLMLYLPVLALGASVTVWQLLKERQHHLDKWNKRKKKK
- the hacd4 gene encoding very-long-chain (3R)-3-hydroxyacyl-CoA dehydratase 4 isoform X2, which translates into the protein MLSFRLTYIFFYNLSQFCGHTWILANTIARFLMFGGDALADTFHSVGFVMSLCQLLSILELFHIADGIEKARLLPRFVQVMEKNVLLIIVIVLEEIQSKPVVCVQFFLWNILDLLRYPHELLRVMETPSIAMLWIRYSLWIPLYILSVTNEVVTIYQVLSYVESTPPDSTYIHLPFVLMLYLPVLALGASVTVWQLLKERQHHLDKWNKRKKKK